A window of the Helianthus annuus cultivar XRQ/B chromosome 4, HanXRQr2.0-SUNRISE, whole genome shotgun sequence genome harbors these coding sequences:
- the LOC110937693 gene encoding zinc finger protein CONSTANS-LIKE 16 produces the protein MLAGKKTANAVGGKTARACDSCVRKRARWYCAADDAFLCQSCDASVHSANQLAGRHERVLLETVSKSFGSGEPSPEPTWHQGFTRRARTPRQRTKYSPKLEGKNEGANSTAALVPEIGVLEASLLDDEEEEEQEELLYRVPVYDPFETELCNASSEKDRSLPFIGEDKKEDEACNLDDLQGFDLPNDDLEFLDFAADVESLLGKGFNDTSCRIEDLGLTNSFKDDEDNSNYIGVCFDENRVKVEDKEVEAMLGFDLDATRETLDHWDFDYDHTSMMIKEEEKKVVAGVELEHMTMVSNDHCDNRKMKTSSITLRLNYEDVINAWADQGSPWTNGARPEINLDGSWPDFMGFQWAGNNIPSYGGVGGSDGGREARVSRYREKRRTRLFSKKIRYEVRKLNAEKRPRMKGRFVKRNL, from the exons ATGCTTGCCGGAAAGAAAACCGCGAATGCCGTTGGTGGCAAAACGGCAAGGGCTTGTGACAGCTGCGTACGAAAGCGGGCTCGATGGTATTGCGCTGCTGATGATGCTTTCCTTTGTCAAAGCTGTGACGCCTCGGTTCACTCAGCTAACCAATTGGCTGGTCGGCATGAGAGGGTCCTTCTAGAGACCGTGTCCAAGTCCTTTGGTTCAGGCGAGCCATCGCCTGAACCAACTTGGCACCAAGGGTTCACCCGTCGTGCACGTACCCCAAGACAACGGACTAAATATTCTCCCAAGTTAGAAGGAAAGAACGAGGGAGCGAACTCCACGGCTGCTTTAGTTCCTGAGATTGGCGTTTTAGAAGCATCGTTGCttgatgatgaggaagaagaagaacaagaagAACTTCTTTATCGTGTTCCGGTCTATGATCCTTTCGAAACTGAGTTATgtaatgcttctagtgaaaaagATAGGAGCTTGCCTTTTATAGGGGAAGACAAGAAAGAAGATGAAGCATGTAATTTGGATGATCTTCAAGGGTTTGATCTCCCAAATGATGATTTGGAGTTCTTGGATTTTGCTGCCGATGTTGAAAGCTTGTTAGGGAAGGGTTTTAATGATACATCTTGCAGGATTGAAGATCTGGGGTTGACCAATAGCTTTAAAGATGATGAAGATAATTCTAACTATATAGGAGTTTGCTTTGATGAAAATAGAGTGAAAGTTGAAGATAAAGAAGTAGAAGCAATGTTAGGTTTTGATTTGGATGCAACTAGGGAAACACTAGATCATTGGGACTTTGATTATGATCATACCTCCATGATGATTAAAGAGGAGGAGAAGAAAGTGGTGGCGGGAGTCGAGTTGGAGCATATGACGATGGTGTCAAACGATCATTGCGACAACAGGAAAATGAAAACATCGAGCATTACTTTGAGGCTTAATTATGAAGATGTGATCAATGCTTGGGCTGATCAAGGCTCTCCTTGGACAAACGGAGCCCGACCAGAAATCAATCTTGATGGTTCCTGGCCTGATTTCATG GGCTTTCAATGGGCGGGAAATAACATTCCTTCATACGGAGGCGTAGGAGGAAGCGATGGAGGACGAGAAGCAAGAGTGTCAAGGTATAGAGAGAAAAGAAGAACACGATTGTTTTCAAAGAAGATAAGATACGAAGTGAGGAAGCTTAATGCTGAGAAAAGGCCAAGAATGAAAGGAAGATTTGTGAAAAGAAACCTTTGA
- the LOC110934093 gene encoding uncharacterized protein LOC110934093, producing MDYLTFSFLFSFLLTLGYAITISGRRSSRVPPGPFPFPIIGNLLHLSDKPHQSLATLSKRYGPLMSLKFGAKTAIVVSSPDLAKEFLQTHDHSFSSRSVPDVVGRVADHAKYSIVWLPVGEKWRRLRRISKEYVFSVQRLDASELLRQTKVKELVDHVDRCCISEKVINIGAIAFTTSLNVLSNLIFSMDLAQYDSSYSQEFKDDVWALLEIGGKPNISDFFPIFKFFDLQGLGRRVNVHGNRILTIFDNIIDQRLQTRSSLLTDSDVLDSLLNLNQMDESTFSRNDMRHLFLALFIAGTDTASTTLEWAMAELIRNPDKLATTRSEIIKLMENKEKIIQESDISQLPYLQAVIKETLRLHPPVPFLIPHQAIHDIEIQGFMVPKNAQILCNLWAMGRDPKVWSHPDTFMPERFLEVNVDYRGQDFELIPFGAGRRMCPGLNTAHRMLHIMLGSLIQKFDWKLEGNKRAQDMDMGEKFGITLQRSAPLKAIPLKPGESLATCLTNMDNYLAFTLLFPFLLATAYAITISGRRNSRLPPGPFPFPIIGNLLHLGDKPHQSLATLSKRYGPLMSLKLGTRTTIVVSSPDMAKEFFQKHDHSFSSRSIPDMSRLLDHDKYSMVWLPAGDQWRRLRRISKEYMFSVQRLDASEPLRQKKVKELLDHVNCCCTSEKAVNIGGMAFTTLVNVLSEFMFSVDFDQYDSLSSQEFKDNVWTLMEIAGKPNIVDFFPILKMFDPQGLLRRGNLCGRKIMTIFDRVIDQRLQTLSTSSTNNDVLDMLLNLNQKDESMFNRNDMRHLFFVLFIAGTDTVSSTLEWAMAELIHNPSKLEKARSEITKLMENKKNIIQESDIPQLPYLQAVIKETLRLHPPAPFLVPHQAIHDVEILGFTVPKKAQILCNVWAIGRDPKLWSHPKMFMPERFLELKVDYGGQDFELIPFGAGRRICPGLNMAHRMLHIMLCSLIQNFDWKLEGNMRAQDMDMGEKFGLTLQRNVPLKTIPLRL from the exons ATGGACTATCTCaccttttcttttttgttttctttcttaTTAACATTAGGCTATGCTATCACCATCTCCGGCCGCCGCAGCTCACGGGTTCCGCCAGGACCTTTCCCTTTTCCAATCATCGGAAACCTTTTACACCTCAGTGACAAACCCCACCAATCTCTGGCCACACTCTCCAAGCGTTATGGTCCTTTAATGTCGCTTAAGTTTGGAGCTAAAACCGCCATAGTCGTTTCATCACCAGATCTCGCCAAAGAATTCCTTCAAACACATGACCATTCGTTCTCTAGCCGATCAGTACCAGACGTCGTTGGTAGAGTGGCTGATCACGCAAAGTACTCCATAGTGTGGCTTCCGGTCGGAGAAAAATGGCGAAGACTACGAAGAATAAGCAAAGAGTATGTGTTCTCCGTGCAACGTCTAGATGCTAGCGAACTCCTACGCCAGACCAAG GTAAAAGAACTTGTCGATCACGTTGACCGTTGTTGTATAAGTGAAAAGGTCATAAACATAGGTGCAATTGCATTTACAACATCACTTAATGTTCTCTCAAACTTAATATTTTCTATGGATTTGGCTCAATATGATTCTTCGTATTCACAAGAATTCAAGGATGATGTATGGGCTTTACTGGAAATTGGGGGGAAGCCAAATATATCCGATTTTTTTCCGATATTTAAATTCTTTGATCTCCAAGGATTAGGGCGACGTGTAAATGTGCATGGTAACAGGATATTGACCATCTTTGATAATATAATCGATCAACGTTTACAAAcaagatcatctttattgacAGACAGTGATGTGTTGGACTCGCTGCTCAACCTCAACCAAATGGATGAATCCACATTTAGTCGCAATGACATGAGACATTTGTTTCTC GCTTTATTTATTGCTGGAACCGACACGGCATCAACCACGTTGGAATGGGCCATGGCTGAGCTTATTCGCAACCCAGATAAATTGGCAACGACTCGGTCAGAGATTATCAAACTTATGGAAAACAAGGAGAAAATAATACAAGAATCAGATATCTCTCAACTCCCTTACCTACAAGCTGTAATAAAAGAAACTCTTCGGTTACATCCTCCAGTCCCTTTTCTAATTCCTCACCAAGCCATACACGACATAGAAATCCAAGGCTTCATGGTGCCAAaaaatgcacaaatcctttgtaATTTGTGGGCGATGGGGCGAGACCCAAAAGTTTGGTCACATCCAGATACATTCATGCCAGAGAGGTTTTTGGAAGTGAATGTTGACTATAGAGGCCAAGATTTTGAGCTCATTCCTTTTGGTGCTGGGAGAAGGATGTGTCCGGGATTGAATACGGCACATAGAATGTTACATATAATGTTAGGTTCTTTGATTCAGAAGTTTGATTGGAAACTTGAAGGAAACAAGAGAGCACAAGATATGGATATGGGGGAGAAGTTTGGGATCACGTTGCAAAGGAGTGCACCACTCAAAGCTATTCCACTTAAA CCAGGAGAGTCTCTGGCCACATGTCTCACAAACATGGATAATTATCTCGCCTTCACTCTCCTATTTCCTTTCCTTTTGGCAACAGCCTATGCTATCACCATCTCCGGCCGCCGTAACTCTCGCCTTCCGCCCGGACCTTTCCCTTTTCCGATCATTGGAAACCTTTTACACCTCGGCGACAAACCCCACCAATCCCTCGCCACACTATCTAAGCGTTATGGTCCTTTAATGTCACTTAAGCTCGGAACTAGAACAACCATAGTCGTTTCGTCACCAGATATGGCCAAAGAATTCTTTCAAAAACATGACCATTCATTCTCTAGCCGGTCAATACCCGACATGAGCAGACTGCTGGACCACGATAAGTACTCCATGGTGTGGCTACCAGCCGGGGATCAATGGCGAAGACTACGGAGAATAAGCAAAGAGTATATGTTCTCCGTGCAACGTCTAGATGCTAGTGAACCCCTACGCCAGAAGAAG GTAAAAGAACTTCTTGATCATGTTAATTGTTGTTGTACAAGTGAAAAGGCCGTGAACATAGGTGGAATGGCATTTACAACATTAGTTAATGTACTCTCAGAGTTTATGTTTTCTGTGGATTTCGACCAATATGATTCTTTGTCATCACAAGAGTTCAAGGATAATGTTTGGACTTTGATGGAAATTGCAGGGAAGCCAAATATAGTCGACTTTTTCCCAATTCTTAAAATGTTTGATCCCCAAGGATTACTGCGACGTGGAAATCTGTGCGGTCGCAAGATAATGACTATCTTTGATAGGGTTATCGATCAGCGGTTGCAAACACTATCAACTTCATCAACAAACAATGATGTGTTGGACATGTTACTCAACCTCAACCAGAAGGATGAATCCATGTTTAATCGAAATGATATGAGACATTTGTTTTTC GTTTTATTTATTGCGGGAACTGATACAGTGTCTAGCACGTTAGAATGGGCCATGGCTGAGCTTATTCACAACCCAAGTAAACTAGAAAAGGCTCGCTCTGAGATCACCAAACTCATGGAAAACAAGAAGAATATAATACAAGAATCAGATATCCCTCAACTCCCTTACTTGCAAGCAGTTATAAAAGAAACTCTTCGTTTACATCCCCCAGCCCCTTTTCTTGTCCCTCACCAAGCCATACACGATGTAGAAATCCTAGGCTTCACAGTGCCTAAAAAAGCACAAATCCTCTGTAATGTGTGGGCAATTGGTCGAGACCCAAAACTTTGGTCACATCCAAAAATGTTCATGCCAGAGAGGTTTTTGGAACTCAAGGTTGACTATGGAGGCCAAGACTTTGAGCTCATTCCATTTGGTGCTGGGCGGAGGATATGTCCGGGATTAAATATGGCGCATAGAATGTTGCATATAATGTTATGTTCTTTGATTCAAAACTTTGATTGGAAGCTTGAGGGAAACATGAGAGCCCAAGATATGGATATGGGTGAGAAGTTTGGGCTCACGTTGCAAAGGAATGTACCCCTCAAGACTATTCCACTCAGACTTTAA